The Pirellulales bacterium genomic sequence CCGGTTGAGTTGTTATTGTAGTACCGCGCGGCCAGGGCATCGACGTAGTAGGGATGCCAGACCATTTCGTGCCACTCGACTCGCGTGTTGAGCGGCTGCAGATAGGCTAGCTCCTGGACGACCTGGTTCTGCTCGCTCTGGTAGTAATCGTGCTTGCGGGTGTCGCCGGAGCCGAGATCGACGATTTTCCGAATCCGCCGGTTCAGGCCGTCGTACTCGAAGGTGGCCACGGTGGCGTTACCGCTGTGCTCGTTCAGAGAGAAGCGTATTCCTGCAACGCGAAAGGCACATACGAGCAATCAGGTTCTTGGGCAAGCTCCACGAATGAACAGAGCTCGTCGCGCTCCAGCGGGTCGCCCCCTGTCAAGACTAACACGGGCGGGTGAGTATATCGGCTGAGCTGGCCCACTAACCGGCGCGATTCGCAAGGGGCAAGCTCGGTTGATGTTGCATCCTTCGCACGATGGCCGCGGCCGTCGTGAAATACAAATCGCTTCGTGCGCGCGATTTCGTAGAATACGACCATGGGACTGGCGGCCATGCGATTGCCGCCGAAAACCGCCGGCAAGCGCTCGGTGTCGCTTCGGCCAGACATGCGATGCTCCTTCAGGCGGTCAGCAGCACGATATCCTCCAATTCTTTCGCACGCGAAAACAATTGATCGTTTTCCTCGAGAATGTGCTGGTTGAGTTCCCTTTCCAATTCAGCCAACCCGGCAAGCATCGAGCGACACTCATCGCAACACACGTCGGTCAGCGAAAAATCATTCGTCAACCGGCGCAACCGAGCAAGCTTATGTTGAGCAGAGCAATGTTCCTGCTCCATGATTGCGATTGGATCGATCAACGATCGCCGCTGGGAAGCGCGCTCGCTTCCGGCCGATTCGATTTGCCGGATCCAAGGAAACAGCACCAGCTCCGCCCGATTGATGTGCTGCATCAACTCTTGAGTGAGCGCCGATAGAATCCGCCGCAGATCGAGCAGCCAAACGACTCGATGCATCGACCGATGCGACGCACATTGCTGCGCAAGCCGATTGAGCTTTGGCAACTCTCGCCGCAAGTAGGAGTGATGTCGGTAAATTATGTGATGGATGAGTTCGGCGAGACTTCGCTCCGACCAATCCGCACGACAATGCATCGAGCTCGTCGAGTTCATGTTGGCGCTCTCCAAATATTTTCCGCGGCAAATCCGGAAATACTATTTGACAGGCTCAGCCTAACCCGATATATTTCGGATGTCAAGGTCCGGATATCTGCAATTGCCGCAGACGGGAGGTTGCCGATGATTTCGCAAACTGCCGAGTATGCCCTGCGTGCAATCACGTTTTTGGCGAGTCAAAATGGCACGCCGCGAACGACGGCTCAAATTGCCGCGCACACTCAAGTGCCCCGCGGCTATTTGGCCAAGGTCATGCAGAGTTTGGGCCGGGCTGGTTTGGTGCATTCGCAGCGTGGGTCGCTGGGGGGATTTGTGCTGGCGGTCGATCCGGGTTCGCTCGATATTTTTCGGGTCATTTCGGCGGTTGAGCCTTCACGCCGCGCGAGGAAAAACCCACTGGGATCCCCCGAACAGATGGAAATGCAACCCTTGAATGATCGGCTGGATCGTGCGGCGGAGCAAATCGAGGAAACATTGCGACAAACCACGGTTCAAGAATTGATTTCGCGTGAAAAAGGCTCGGCCTCGATGCCGCCCGATTCGGTCGCGGATGCGTAAATTGAGAGAACCATCGAACAGCAACACGATTTGTCGAAGGATCCAGGGCAAGCACACCTCGGCTTTGGGCTGCTCAAAATCGCATGAATGATTCAATGTTCTATCGCCAACGGATGAGTCGTAACGATTTGGCGGGTCTTTTTCCTGCTGCCGAACGGCTGATCGGAGTAACCAAATGGTAAGCACGTGTCGCGACGGTGGGCGAGTCATGCAGGCGGCGTCCGTACCCCAACGGATCGCGTTTGGGACGATTTTGATTTTCGTTGCATCATTATTCCCGTCGCTGGGTTGCAGCCATCAGAAGCGACCGCCGGCAGCGCCTGCGAAGGCGAAATCGGCCGCAGGCAAGACCGATAAGAAAGGGAAGGCAGGCAAGGAGAAAGTCGTCGCGGATGCAACTACTCAGGGGGCCGAATCCGGCAGAACTCTTTACCTCCAGCATTGTGCCGCATGTCACGGTGATCGCGGCGATGGCAAAGGAATTGCTGCTCGGTTTCTCTATCCCAAGCCGCGCGATTTTCGAGCGGGACGCTTTCGCTTGGTCAGCACAGCCAACGGAGCGCCTTCTCGCGAGGATTTGGCCTCGGTGCTGCAACGGGGAATGCCTGGCTCGTCGATGCCATCGTGGAAACAGCTTTCCGAGCAGCAGCGGAACTTGCTCATCGACGAAATCCTGCACATGCGGCAGGAGGGCTTGCACGATCAAATCGTCGCCATGCTGAAGGAAGCCGATGAGGATATCGTCGAGTCGGACGTTCAAGAGCAAGTTAAGGAGCGTACAACCCCCGGGGCGGTGTTGGAAGCGCCGGCCATCCCGACTTCAGACAAGACCGCCGCCGCCCGCGGAAAAGAAATCTATTTGAAGCAAGGATGTGGATCGTGCCACGGCAACGAGGGACGCGGCGACGGAGTGCAAAAAATGGTCGATGCCGAAGGCTTACCCACACGACCGCGCGATTTTATTCGTGGCATCTTCAAAGGCAACGACGATCCGGCTTCGGTCTTTCGGCGGATTAAGTTGGGAATGCCGGGCACTCCGATGCCCGCCAGTTCGAACCTGACCACGGAACAGATTTCCGATTTAGTCCAATTCATCTTGTCGCTCTCCGACGAGTCGGCGCGCAATGCGGCGATCATGAAGCGCGGCAAAATTGTCGCCAAGAGGACCGACAAAGCGCCACGCACCCCCGACGATGCGGCCTGGGACGCGGTGGAAGAATCGCCGATCGGGGTGATGCCGCTGTGGTGGCGCGACGACAGCAATCCGAACTTGCATGTGAAGGCATTGTATGACGGAGAGTCTCTTGCCATCCGCTTATCGTGGAGCGATGCCACGCCCAACTGGACGGCGGCGCGCACCGAGTCGTTCAAGGATTCTGCCGCGATTGAGCTTTACCAAGGGAGCGACGAGCCATTCCTGGGCATGGGAAGCGCGAAACAGCCGGTCGATGTGTGGTTTTGGGATGCGGATCGTCAAGAAGGATTTGCGCAGCCAGACGTCGAGTATCCGCGAACCGTGGTCGATATTTACCCGTTTGCCGAAACCACCGCCGTTGAAACCGCGGAATATCAACGCAAAGGAACGGAATTAGCAAACCAGCCGCCCGTGTCGCTGCCGGCCGAGGCGACCGGCAACCAAATTATGCCGAATACGCGAGACCCGAAGGACGGAGGCGGGTCGTCGCTGACCGCAGGTGGGCCGGGTTCGATCACGTTTCGTCCGCCGACCAATCAGTTTGTTGAATCGCAGGGCCAGTGGAACGATGGACGTTGGCAGGTCGTCCTCGTTCGACAGCTCAAGGTGCCGGAAGGAGAGGGAGTTTCGCTGGCGGCGGGCGCTCAAGCATCTATCGCCGTTGCCATTTGGGATGGAGCCAAGGGCGATCGCAACGGCCAGAAGTTGGTTTCTATTTGGCAGGATGTGGAATTGAAAACGGCGGCCGACGTAGCTGCAACCCAGTGACCCGTACGTAATTTGGCGTTTGAATCGGTTTCGCTCGATCATCGGAAGGTAATGTAATGGACCAATCACGACGACAGTTTTTGAAAACCTGCTTGGCTGCCAGTGGCTCGGCCTTGTTGTCGCCAGCGGCCCAAAGTTGGGCGCTTGCGCCCGTCAGCGTTCTCAATCCATTGGCGGCCTATCCC encodes the following:
- a CDS encoding hemerythrin domain-containing protein: MNSTSSMHCRADWSERSLAELIHHIIYRHHSYLRRELPKLNRLAQQCASHRSMHRVVWLLDLRRILSALTQELMQHINRAELVLFPWIRQIESAGSERASQRRSLIDPIAIMEQEHCSAQHKLARLRRLTNDFSLTDVCCDECRSMLAGLAELERELNQHILEENDQLFSRAKELEDIVLLTA
- a CDS encoding Rrf2 family transcriptional regulator; the encoded protein is MISQTAEYALRAITFLASQNGTPRTTAQIAAHTQVPRGYLAKVMQSLGRAGLVHSQRGSLGGFVLAVDPGSLDIFRVISAVEPSRRARKNPLGSPEQMEMQPLNDRLDRAAEQIEETLRQTTVQELISREKGSASMPPDSVADA
- a CDS encoding c-type cytochrome, coding for MVSTCRDGGRVMQAASVPQRIAFGTILIFVASLFPSLGCSHQKRPPAAPAKAKSAAGKTDKKGKAGKEKVVADATTQGAESGRTLYLQHCAACHGDRGDGKGIAARFLYPKPRDFRAGRFRLVSTANGAPSREDLASVLQRGMPGSSMPSWKQLSEQQRNLLIDEILHMRQEGLHDQIVAMLKEADEDIVESDVQEQVKERTTPGAVLEAPAIPTSDKTAAARGKEIYLKQGCGSCHGNEGRGDGVQKMVDAEGLPTRPRDFIRGIFKGNDDPASVFRRIKLGMPGTPMPASSNLTTEQISDLVQFILSLSDESARNAAIMKRGKIVAKRTDKAPRTPDDAAWDAVEESPIGVMPLWWRDDSNPNLHVKALYDGESLAIRLSWSDATPNWTAARTESFKDSAAIELYQGSDEPFLGMGSAKQPVDVWFWDADRQEGFAQPDVEYPRTVVDIYPFAETTAVETAEYQRKGTELANQPPVSLPAEATGNQIMPNTRDPKDGGGSSLTAGGPGSITFRPPTNQFVESQGQWNDGRWQVVLVRQLKVPEGEGVSLAAGAQASIAVAIWDGAKGDRNGQKLVSIWQDVELKTAADVAATQ